From the genome of Nitrospirae bacterium YQR-1:
CTTTTCTTCAGTCATTTCTTTTCAGTCATTGGGGAGGGATGTTATAAGTAAGTACTTGAAAATGTTATAAGTTGCTCTTGAGATACTTTAAAATGCTTGGAATTAGGTGTACGGTAGCTTTACTTTCGGAGGCTTTTCAAACTAAATTTGAAATGTATTATTCAAACAGAGATGGTTGTTTGGCTGCGTTTTCTGCGGTGTTTTTAGCATCTTGACGGCATTTACTTTTAATGATTTTGTAAATATACGGTAAGGAATAGTTTGTTGCTTTTGCTAATTCTCGCTGATTACTCTCTTTAAAATTTTTCAGAATATAATCATGTTTAGTCTTTCGTAACAATAATGAAATATCTGGAATGTATATATATTGTTTAGAGAATCTAAACGCCTCAAATTCCTGAAAAATAGCAAAAAATCAATCCCAAGTCCCTTTATGTCAAGGGTTTAATGTCATTTCCATATATATTACAATATTTTGTATTAGAAAAAATAATGGTTGATTATCCATGCTGGATAGTAGTTTTCAAAAAAAGTTTGAAATGATATAATTGCGTATGATACTAAGGGTAGAGAGGAGGGGAAAGAAATGGCATGGGAATGTCCAAATTGTAAGAGAACCGGCCCTGATAGGATAGAGACGTGTCTGTGCGGGTATAATAAGGTTACGAAAGAAAATATAAAACCAATACCTCAAAAACAATGTCCTTATTGTTTTACAGCGATGGATATCAGGGCTACGGTCTGTCCATCATGCAGAAATAATATAGTTGTCGCTAAAAAAAGTAAACTTGCAGCTAATTATGGCAGCATCATCGGGGCTATTCTTATAGTCTTTTTTATTATAGGTGTAATCTTTTCCGGTTTCAAAGATGATACAAAAGCGAATATAACACAAAACTCTCAAGCTCAACTACCCGAAAAAGTTTCCAAAACTAAAGAACAAATTACAAATGAAAGAAGGCTGTTCGCCGTTAAATATGAAAAGGAACTCTTACTTAAAGGATTGAATGTAGTGATTTATTTAAGTACAGATAAATTAGAAATAGAAGGAGATCGTGAAGATGTAATGGTTATTGAATATCCTTTATTCTCACGGCCATGGGCTTATCAGTTCGCTAATAATAAACAGACTTTATTCGCATTAAATAGTGTCGGGATTAAGGCTGTGGAATTAAGAAGGGAATACAATCTTTTTGATAGATATAAAGATGTCTGGAATATAGATACAAAGAATGGCTATGTAAAGGAAGGCGGGATAAGTGAACATCTGCGGGAACAACGATTTCGAGAAGTC
Proteins encoded in this window:
- a CDS encoding zinc ribbon domain-containing protein, encoding MAWECPNCKRTGPDRIETCLCGYNKVTKENIKPIPQKQCPYCFTAMDIRATVCPSCRNNIVVAKKSKLAANYGSIIGAILIVFFIIGVIFSGFKDDTKANITQNSQAQLPEKVSKTKEQITNERRLFAVKYEKELLLKGLNVVIYLSTDKLEIEGDREDVMVIEYPLFSRPWAYQFANNKQTLFALNSVGIKAVELRREYNLFDRYKDVWNIDTKNGYVKEGGISEHLREQRFREVLN